A single Gammaproteobacteria bacterium DNA region contains:
- a CDS encoding DedA family protein, with product MESSSWLQATLEWVQAHPHATGWMIFIVALGESLLLVGILLPGAALLVGLGTLIGLGVVDFKLAWITASLGAFAGDGISFWIGRHYKKGLLKMWPIYKFPKLIEQGQSFFSKWGTLSVFIGRFVGLVRPIIPAIAGVMEMPLKKYLIISTVAAILWSPFYLLPGMLFGNAMGAMSKVAGALSLLVLAFAVVVFVVYWVIHAVYGFLLPRAHTILSKTLVWSQKHPHFGKVTSGLIDPRKPETGSLALMASFILALTVTSLFVILNSDAIQNWSQQVSAFMQAFHTDWTQPVLAFFLAITHDLTVFVSSLFVLLWLLRRRRITASKHWGFIVVSGYLLSVLINYFSAGHSSWFGIYHLTWFVCVISFWAALISGALPHKMRAWPYTLATLLIALTAFTQLFFMQMGLGVVLISVFSAVFWAAIVAIAYRMRNRKQFLGWPVSAIYFSFQGVVTVLVLIFFSFPTANYQKAIPKLTTQQWLESKQEERLDWLSRSKQPFQIRYLGDIDIFTEKFESEGWQSKQPQAWKDVWTALSSDIEESEEFVVIPSTNNGKIETVILSKKDNDKLTTMHLWKQPAEIIDSSYDVYNGYVRINKVSEEWGLTFWKSIDQPVDLKFLVETIENSDNLSYKFSNNQYFIRGN from the coding sequence ATGGAATCATCCTCCTGGCTGCAAGCAACATTAGAATGGGTACAAGCTCATCCGCATGCAACCGGTTGGATGATTTTTATTGTCGCGTTAGGAGAATCCTTGTTATTGGTTGGGATTTTACTTCCAGGAGCTGCATTGCTTGTTGGTTTGGGAACGCTGATTGGACTGGGAGTTGTTGATTTTAAGCTGGCTTGGATTACTGCTTCATTAGGTGCTTTTGCAGGAGATGGAATCAGTTTCTGGATAGGTAGACATTATAAAAAAGGCTTGCTGAAAATGTGGCCGATTTATAAATTTCCCAAACTGATTGAGCAAGGGCAGTCGTTCTTTTCTAAGTGGGGAACACTTAGTGTTTTCATTGGACGATTTGTAGGTTTAGTTCGCCCAATCATTCCTGCTATTGCCGGTGTAATGGAAATGCCGCTAAAAAAATACCTGATAATCAGTACCGTTGCGGCTATATTATGGTCGCCATTTTATTTATTGCCCGGAATGTTGTTTGGAAACGCAATGGGAGCAATGTCAAAAGTTGCTGGTGCATTATCGCTACTGGTACTGGCTTTCGCAGTTGTTGTTTTTGTTGTTTACTGGGTGATTCATGCGGTTTACGGGTTCTTACTTCCCAGAGCTCATACAATCCTAAGTAAAACTCTTGTCTGGTCGCAAAAACATCCCCATTTCGGAAAAGTGACATCCGGTTTGATTGACCCGAGAAAACCGGAGACAGGTTCTTTGGCATTAATGGCTTCATTTATACTGGCATTGACGGTTACTTCGTTATTTGTGATTCTCAATAGCGATGCTATTCAAAATTGGTCACAACAAGTCAGTGCTTTCATGCAAGCCTTTCATACGGACTGGACGCAACCGGTATTGGCATTTTTTCTTGCAATAACCCATGATCTGACAGTTTTTGTTTCTTCACTGTTTGTATTACTTTGGCTGTTGCGTCGTCGTCGAATAACAGCATCCAAACATTGGGGTTTTATCGTTGTCAGCGGATATTTATTATCGGTACTGATTAACTACTTTTCAGCTGGTCATTCCAGTTGGTTTGGAATTTACCATCTGACATGGTTCGTCTGTGTCATATCGTTCTGGGCAGCATTAATATCCGGTGCATTGCCTCATAAAATGCGTGCCTGGCCCTATACTTTGGCAACATTATTGATTGCTTTAACTGCATTTACACAGCTATTTTTTATGCAAATGGGTTTAGGTGTGGTATTGATTTCAGTATTCAGTGCCGTATTTTGGGCAGCTATTGTTGCAATTGCTTACCGTATGCGTAACCGAAAACAGTTTTTGGGTTGGCCGGTTTCTGCAATTTACTTTAGCTTTCAAGGTGTCGTCACGGTTTTGGTTCTTATTTTTTTTAGTTTTCCAACTGCAAATTACCAAAAAGCAATTCCAAAACTAACAACTCAACAATGGTTAGAATCTAAGCAAGAAGAGCGACTCGATTGGTTAAGTCGTTCCAAGCAACCTTTTCAAATCCGCTATCTTGGTGATATTGATATATTCACTGAAAAATTTGAGTCCGAAGGCTGGCAATCCAAGCAGCCTCAAGCATGGAAAGATGTTTGGACGGCGTTGAGTTCTGATATTGAAGAAAGTGAAGAATTTGTAGTCATTCCATCAACAAATAATGGCAAAATCGAGACAGTAATTTTATCTAAGAAAGATAATGATAAACTGACCACCATGCATTTGTGGAAACAGCCTGCCGAGATTATTGATTCCTCTTATGATGTCTATAATGGATATGTAAGAATCAATAAAGTGTCAGAAGAGTGGGGTTTAACTTTCTGGAAAAGCATTGACCAACCTGTGGATTTGAAATTTCTGGTTGAAACCATTGAAAATTCTGATAATCTGTCCTATAAGTTTAGTAACAATCAATATTTCATTCGTGGCAATTAA
- a CDS encoding glutamine amidotransferase, giving the protein MSNKKIIIVQTGEPIASALEKYGDFDELFIRAMKVEPALVETYRVYQSKDDNVIFPDVDKIAGLIITGSPAMVTEKHPWSEATVEWLKQFLRTDIPVIGICYGHQLLATALGGKVDWNPNGRQIGSVKLKHTEHIYDDPLLASLSNRIDNEVHLMATHMQSVVQLPDEVTLLGATDRDPHHCFRYKENVWGLQFHPEFTSEIIIDYILARAEDIENEGINTEKLIEDIIENDNGSIILQNFRKLCLGY; this is encoded by the coding sequence ATGTCCAATAAAAAAATTATCATTGTTCAAACCGGAGAACCTATAGCTTCTGCACTTGAGAAGTATGGTGATTTTGATGAACTTTTCATCAGAGCAATGAAAGTGGAACCTGCATTAGTCGAAACATACAGAGTGTATCAGAGCAAAGATGACAATGTAATTTTCCCGGATGTTGACAAAATTGCCGGATTAATTATTACCGGATCACCGGCGATGGTTACCGAAAAACACCCTTGGTCTGAAGCAACAGTTGAGTGGCTGAAACAATTTTTAAGAACTGATATTCCGGTGATTGGGATTTGTTATGGCCACCAATTGCTGGCAACCGCCTTGGGAGGAAAAGTTGATTGGAACCCCAATGGACGACAAATTGGCAGTGTAAAACTCAAACACACTGAGCACATTTATGATGATCCATTACTGGCATCATTAAGCAATCGAATTGACAACGAGGTTCATCTAATGGCAACACATATGCAATCGGTGGTGCAATTACCTGACGAAGTGACACTATTAGGAGCAACAGACCGTGATCCGCATCATTGTTTTCGTTATAAAGAAAATGTATGGGGATTGCAATTTCACCCTGAATTCACTTCAGAAATCATTATTGATTATATTCTGGCAAGAGCTGAGGATATTGAAAACGAAGGCATAAATACAGAAAAGTTAATCGAAGATATTATTGAGAACGACAATGGCTCAATTATTTTACAAAACTTTAGAAAATTGTGCCTGGGCTATTAA
- a CDS encoding Tex family protein has product MTHAEIIANLINAKPSQVEHAVQLLDSGDTVPFIARYRKEVTGGLDDTQLRQLEEKLIYLRELDERRSSILELIKEQGKLTSELEKEILAADTKTRLEDLYLPYKKKRETKAQIARKAGLEPLLKDLINNPKSNIENLAEKYINAEKGIETVEQALDGARQIALEDIGENANLIQELRDWMWENAIISSSVVTSKEQEAIKFKDYFDFNEKLNKIPSHRTLALLRGRNEGFLSLKIDALVADNQQHPAITKIIQHLGWDVQSSEWLMRTVELSWVAKLHVRLSLQLTNQIRELADTEAIKVFSRNMKDILLAAPAGSKATMGLDPGYRTGVKVVIVDKTGKLLDKDVIFPHPPQKQWEQAKVKIVSLIKKYNIELVSIGNGTASRETDQMMAEILKQNKDLKAQKIMISEAGASVYSASETAAKEFPDLDVSYRGSVSIARRLQDPLAELVKIEPKAIGVGQYQHDVNQSQLSKALGDTVEDCVNSVGVDVNTASTELLKYVAGISDSVAQEIVNYRDENGRFVNRQQLLNVKRLGDKMFTQCAGFLRIRNGEQPLDQSAVHPESYPLVEKIVNSLNCKIEDVIGKSDKLNKLNPRDFINDDYGLETIKDVIAELKKPGRDPRGEFKTAVFDDEVQTISDLKEGMKLEGVVTNVTAFGAFVDIGVHQDGLVHISQLSDNFVKDPSEVVKAGEILKVTVLEVDVPRKRISLSAKSGVTPQASVKPKNHPDKKRDNQSSNKRSHFSQQNNSLGSLAQAFSKAKKK; this is encoded by the coding sequence ATGACACACGCAGAAATTATCGCAAACCTCATCAATGCTAAACCTAGTCAGGTTGAACATGCTGTCCAATTACTGGATTCTGGAGACACCGTTCCTTTTATTGCTCGTTATCGCAAAGAAGTGACCGGGGGGCTTGATGATACACAGTTGCGACAGTTAGAGGAGAAACTAATTTATTTGCGTGAGCTGGATGAAAGACGCTCATCAATTTTGGAGTTGATAAAAGAGCAAGGCAAACTGACGAGTGAACTGGAAAAGGAAATCCTTGCTGCTGATACCAAAACACGACTGGAAGATTTGTATTTGCCGTACAAAAAGAAACGCGAAACCAAGGCTCAGATTGCCCGAAAAGCCGGACTGGAACCATTACTCAAAGATCTCATAAATAATCCGAAATCTAATATTGAGAACCTAGCAGAAAAATATATTAATGCAGAAAAAGGCATTGAAACAGTTGAGCAAGCATTAGATGGTGCCAGACAAATTGCTTTGGAGGATATTGGCGAGAATGCCAATTTGATTCAGGAACTGCGTGACTGGATGTGGGAAAATGCTATCATTTCATCTTCGGTGGTTACTTCAAAAGAACAAGAAGCGATTAAATTTAAAGATTATTTCGACTTCAATGAAAAGCTGAATAAAATCCCATCACATCGCACTTTGGCATTATTGCGTGGCAGAAATGAAGGCTTTTTGAGTTTAAAGATTGATGCATTGGTAGCAGATAACCAGCAACATCCGGCAATCACAAAAATCATACAGCATTTAGGTTGGGATGTTCAAAGTTCCGAATGGCTGATGCGAACAGTCGAGTTGTCATGGGTTGCAAAACTTCATGTGAGACTTTCATTGCAATTGACCAATCAAATACGGGAGCTGGCAGACACTGAAGCGATTAAAGTTTTCAGTCGCAACATGAAAGATATTTTATTAGCAGCTCCGGCTGGAAGCAAAGCGACAATGGGTCTTGATCCAGGCTATCGAACCGGAGTTAAAGTGGTCATTGTTGATAAAACCGGAAAGTTACTGGATAAAGATGTCATATTTCCGCACCCACCACAGAAACAATGGGAACAAGCTAAAGTCAAAATCGTATCACTCATCAAAAAATACAATATTGAACTTGTTAGTATCGGCAATGGCACGGCTTCCAGAGAAACTGATCAAATGATGGCTGAAATATTGAAGCAGAATAAAGATCTTAAAGCCCAAAAAATCATGATTTCAGAAGCCGGAGCTTCTGTTTATTCCGCATCAGAAACAGCAGCTAAAGAATTTCCTGATTTGGACGTGAGTTATCGTGGCTCAGTTTCAATTGCACGTCGTTTGCAAGATCCGTTGGCAGAACTGGTGAAAATTGAGCCAAAAGCCATAGGAGTTGGACAATATCAACATGATGTGAACCAATCCCAACTGAGCAAAGCTCTGGGAGATACCGTTGAAGATTGCGTGAACTCAGTAGGTGTTGATGTCAATACCGCTTCAACTGAATTATTAAAGTATGTGGCAGGAATCAGTGATTCTGTTGCTCAGGAAATCGTCAATTATCGCGATGAAAATGGGCGCTTTGTCAATAGACAGCAACTTCTTAATGTTAAACGCTTGGGCGATAAAATGTTCACTCAATGTGCCGGATTTTTACGCATCAGAAACGGCGAGCAACCTTTGGATCAGTCAGCAGTTCATCCTGAATCCTACCCTCTAGTAGAGAAAATTGTAAATTCGCTCAACTGTAAAATAGAAGACGTTATCGGTAAATCGGATAAACTCAATAAACTGAATCCTCGTGATTTCATTAATGATGATTATGGTTTGGAAACAATTAAGGACGTCATTGCTGAGTTGAAGAAGCCTGGGCGAGACCCTCGTGGAGAGTTTAAAACAGCTGTTTTTGATGATGAGGTGCAGACGATTTCAGATTTAAAAGAGGGTATGAAACTTGAAGGTGTGGTTACCAATGTCACCGCATTTGGAGCTTTTGTAGATATTGGTGTGCATCAAGATGGTTTAGTTCATATTTCACAACTATCTGATAACTTTGTAAAAGATCCTTCAGAAGTTGTTAAAGCCGGCGAGATCCTTAAAGTGACAGTTCTAGAAGTGGATGTTCCACGCAAACGTATCTCTTTATCTGCTAAAAGTGGAGTGACTCCTCAAGCATCAGTGAAACCTAAGAACCATCCGGATAAAAAACGAGACAATCAATCATCAAACAAACGAAGTCATTTTTCTCAGCAAAATAATTCCTTGGGTAGTCTGGCTCAAGCGTTTTCCAAAGCTAAGAAAAAATAA
- a CDS encoding GspE/PulE family protein — MNSKLSFSEIVIPIIKHLFHEGIIDKKSADKIIRNSKLIKVSSVHPYINISDYKLKSLKTGKPISIEFITHFVAKINNLGYLKIDPTKVNVSSVTSAVSQAYATKHKILPVDISDTTVTFAVANPYDDSWVEELQRILRLKVVRVHSNPLDIQRLLFEFYGVNKSIKHAHKQHKNRTIDSILNLEQLVKLGSKNDLSADDQHIINIVDWLLHYAFEQRASDIHLEPKRENSIMRFRIDGRLHNVYVLPTMVMAAVVSRIKILSRMDVAEKRKPQDGRIKTLTSESKEVELRVSTMPTTFGEKCVMRIFDPDAVVEKYQDLGMSESEIDQWLQMISRPNGIVLVTGPTGSGKTTTLYSTLKNLATEDVNVSSVEDPIEMVFPALNQMQVNSKIGVNFSSGIRTLMRQDPDIIMVGEIRDLETAQMAVQASLTGHLVLSTLHTNDAPSAINRLLDLGVPDYLLRSTLTGVIAQRLVKLLCEHCKEETTISDEVWTSLTHPWNIAKPETIYDTNGCLECRNTGYHGRIGVFEIMPIHADLRGMIKNNIPSEAVAEQAYKSGMKPLRVSLSALIKSGQTSVEEAIKLAPPEYS, encoded by the coding sequence ATGAATAGCAAATTGTCGTTCAGCGAGATTGTCATTCCCATCATCAAACACCTCTTTCACGAGGGGATTATTGATAAAAAATCTGCGGATAAAATTATCAGAAATTCAAAATTGATTAAGGTCAGTTCCGTACATCCTTACATTAATATTTCTGACTATAAATTAAAAAGTCTGAAAACCGGCAAACCGATTTCCATTGAGTTTATTACACATTTTGTAGCCAAGATAAACAACCTTGGTTATTTGAAAATTGATCCGACAAAAGTGAATGTCAGCAGTGTGACCTCTGCGGTTTCACAGGCTTATGCCACCAAACACAAGATTCTTCCGGTTGATATTTCCGATACAACAGTTACATTTGCAGTTGCTAATCCTTATGATGATTCCTGGGTGGAAGAGTTACAAAGAATCTTACGTCTTAAAGTCGTAAGAGTTCACTCCAATCCACTGGATATTCAACGGTTATTATTTGAGTTCTATGGTGTCAATAAGTCTATAAAACACGCACATAAACAGCATAAAAATCGAACGATTGACTCGATTCTCAATCTTGAACAACTGGTTAAATTAGGCTCTAAAAATGATTTAAGTGCCGATGACCAACACATTATCAATATTGTGGATTGGTTGTTGCACTATGCATTTGAGCAACGCGCCAGTGATATTCATCTGGAACCTAAAAGAGAAAACTCCATCATGCGTTTTCGTATTGACGGACGTTTGCATAATGTCTATGTTTTGCCGACGATGGTGATGGCTGCTGTGGTCAGCCGTATCAAAATTCTTTCTCGCATGGATGTCGCTGAAAAACGTAAACCACAAGATGGCCGAATTAAAACACTGACCTCTGAAAGCAAAGAAGTTGAACTTCGTGTATCAACCATGCCAACGACATTTGGCGAAAAATGTGTAATGCGTATTTTTGATCCGGATGCCGTAGTTGAAAAATATCAGGACTTGGGAATGAGTGAATCTGAAATCGATCAATGGTTACAGATGATTTCTCGTCCCAATGGCATTGTTTTGGTTACCGGCCCGACCGGTTCCGGTAAAACCACAACTCTTTATTCAACATTAAAGAACCTTGCAACAGAAGATGTCAATGTTTCTTCAGTCGAAGATCCGATTGAGATGGTGTTTCCGGCTCTCAATCAAATGCAAGTGAATTCCAAAATCGGCGTGAATTTTTCCAGTGGTATTCGTACATTAATGAGACAAGATCCCGATATTATCATGGTTGGTGAGATTAGGGATTTAGAAACCGCTCAAATGGCTGTGCAAGCATCATTAACCGGACATTTGGTTTTATCCACACTGCATACTAATGATGCGCCTTCTGCAATCAACCGTTTACTGGATTTGGGAGTGCCTGATTATTTATTACGTTCAACACTGACCGGCGTGATTGCACAACGGTTAGTCAAGTTGCTCTGTGAACATTGTAAAGAAGAAACCACCATTTCCGATGAAGTCTGGACTTCTTTGACTCACCCTTGGAATATTGCAAAGCCCGAAACGATTTATGATACGAATGGCTGCCTGGAATGCAGAAATACCGGATATCACGGACGAATTGGTGTTTTTGAAATTATGCCAATTCATGCAGATTTACGAGGTATGATTAAAAACAACATTCCTTCGGAAGCGGTAGCTGAACAAGCCTATAAAAGTGGCATGAAACCACTAAGAGTTTCTCTCTCTGCATTAATTAAATCCGGGCAAACCTCCGTTGAGGAAGCCATTAAACTGGCACCACCGGAATATAGCTAA
- a CDS encoding mechanosensitive ion channel, producing the protein MKEFFDFIVSYIDHLSSFGQIVIALNLLFFILSGVIFRYIIKPTHDEERNKKRIRWMRFLNFLLLMIYVIDALVNGNSKENEWLLKVSQTGLVLLVSYLFIQFSHAWALQHYGKIKNIEGEDVTTGTYKSEMMYILIIFITLIATVLLLVNIWNVTNWLQATGALGGLLVILFATKDAWAVDSAQGLILLYNHDLEPGVVCRIPEFNILGITHKISLTQTTFRDLVQKHKVVIPNSKLRQTKIEILNRAGHSSWNDFIEYKIGYSTPAEVVEDYFAKVWEEACEKNNALKVDKKPKISLIEAGDHAILWRIHYQLENIYQLKAARYAINRAAFDLQKEFNLSLATPITHQAVSSTPESEIISHEQV; encoded by the coding sequence ATGAAAGAATTTTTCGACTTTATCGTTTCTTATATCGACCATCTTTCCAGTTTTGGACAGATTGTGATTGCCCTGAATTTGTTATTTTTCATTCTCTCGGGAGTTATTTTCAGGTATATCATAAAACCCACTCATGATGAGGAAAGGAACAAGAAACGAATCCGCTGGATGCGATTTTTAAACTTCTTACTCTTGATGATTTATGTAATCGACGCCTTGGTTAATGGTAACAGTAAAGAAAATGAATGGTTGCTAAAGGTTTCTCAAACAGGGCTTGTTTTACTGGTTTCCTATCTTTTTATTCAATTCTCTCACGCATGGGCATTGCAACACTATGGTAAGATAAAAAATATCGAAGGTGAAGATGTAACCACAGGTACTTACAAATCAGAAATGATGTACATTTTGATTATCTTCATCACCTTAATTGCCACGGTTTTATTATTGGTGAATATTTGGAATGTCACCAATTGGTTGCAGGCAACAGGTGCGTTGGGTGGCTTGCTGGTTATATTGTTCGCAACCAAAGATGCCTGGGCGGTTGATAGTGCTCAGGGTTTGATACTGCTTTATAATCATGACTTGGAACCGGGTGTAGTTTGTCGGATTCCTGAATTTAATATTCTTGGAATTACACATAAAATTTCTTTGACACAAACAACATTCAGAGATTTGGTTCAAAAGCATAAAGTCGTCATTCCCAATTCAAAATTGCGACAAACAAAAATAGAAATTCTCAATCGAGCCGGACACTCTTCCTGGAATGATTTTATTGAATACAAAATTGGCTATTCAACTCCGGCAGAAGTTGTGGAAGATTATTTTGCAAAGGTTTGGGAAGAAGCATGCGAAAAGAACAACGCTCTTAAAGTTGATAAAAAGCCTAAAATTTCATTGATAGAAGCCGGGGATCATGCCATTTTATGGCGAATTCACTATCAACTGGAAAACATCTATCAACTAAAAGCCGCTCGCTATGCGATTAATCGTGCAGCATTTGACTTGCAGAAAGAATTTAATTTATCTCTGGCAACCCCAATTACTCATCAGGCAGTTTCATCAACTCCTGAATCCGAAATTATTTCTCACGAACAAGTTTAA
- a CDS encoding energy transducer TonB: MPEKLDTPELKIESNIDSNIDFGFERSEMIDAGDTEQNSNILIEDKPMQEGDLIERSEQDQFPEESVRNEEIVESVETIDENLELSDKPEILENKTIEKVSEPSAIHNSQNNYSWTKIKDEPPLYPQRAFKSKKEGWVDVRLTINIEGEVINTEAVASYNNQGLFNRSALNAVKKWKYEPPKSYGIEEPLTTQVRIVFNLKDKN, from the coding sequence ATGCCGGAAAAATTAGACACTCCGGAATTAAAAATTGAGAGCAATATTGATTCTAACATTGATTTTGGTTTTGAAAGGAGCGAAATGATTGATGCAGGAGATACGGAACAAAACTCAAACATTTTGATAGAAGACAAACCTATGCAGGAAGGAGATCTTATCGAAAGATCCGAACAAGATCAATTTCCTGAAGAAAGTGTTAGAAATGAAGAAATAGTTGAAAGTGTTGAAACTATTGATGAAAATTTAGAATTATCTGACAAACCGGAGATTTTGGAGAACAAAACCATTGAGAAAGTATCAGAGCCATCAGCTATTCATAATTCTCAGAATAATTATAGTTGGACAAAAATAAAAGACGAGCCCCCACTCTACCCACAACGTGCATTTAAGAGTAAGAAAGAAGGTTGGGTCGATGTTCGGCTGACAATAAACATAGAAGGAGAAGTTATTAATACTGAAGCAGTTGCCAGTTACAACAATCAAGGTTTATTTAACCGATCGGCTTTGAATGCTGTCAAAAAGTGGAAATATGAACCCCCAAAATCCTATGGGATAGAAGAACCATTAACAACTCAAGTAAGAATTGTTTTTAATTTAAAAGACAAAAACTAA
- the hemL gene encoding glutamate-1-semialdehyde 2,1-aminomutase: MMKNHDLFNKAQRVIPGGVNSPVRAFKGVGGEPLFIKKADGPYIYDVEDNEYIDYIGSWGPMIAGHCNKKVLKAVHKAVDRGMSFGTPVEQEVTVAEKMCSLIPSLDMVRMVNSGTEATMSAIRLARGYTGRNKIIKFEGCYHGHADSFLVKAGSGVLTLGIPGSPGVPAAVADLTLTAAYNDLDALEQIMKAHGDDVAAIIIEPIAGNMNMILPKDGYLQGVRDLCDKYGTVLIFDEVMTGFRVALGGAQEVYGITPDLSTFGKVIGGGLPVGAFGGKKEIMSHIAPLGPVYQAGTLSGNPVAMTAGSVMLDIISKPGFYEDLSHKTQKLVDGLEKIAKQNNIPFHTVNLGGMFGLFFTEKSEINNFADLSNCNEQSFKDFFHKMLQNGVYLGPSAYEAGFVSSTHDEVTLSKTLKAATIAFSEL; this comes from the coding sequence ATTATGAAAAATCACGATTTATTCAATAAAGCACAACGTGTTATTCCCGGTGGAGTGAATTCACCTGTCAGAGCCTTCAAAGGGGTCGGTGGCGAACCGTTATTTATCAAAAAAGCCGATGGTCCTTATATTTACGATGTTGAGGATAATGAATACATTGACTATATCGGATCATGGGGACCCATGATTGCCGGGCATTGCAATAAAAAAGTTTTAAAAGCAGTGCACAAAGCAGTGGATAGAGGCATGAGCTTTGGAACTCCTGTGGAACAAGAGGTCACAGTCGCTGAAAAAATGTGCTCGTTGATTCCATCTTTGGATATGGTTCGCATGGTGAATTCGGGAACGGAAGCGACCATGAGTGCGATTCGTCTTGCCAGAGGTTATACCGGAAGAAATAAAATTATCAAATTTGAAGGTTGCTATCATGGCCACGCAGATTCATTTTTAGTAAAAGCAGGAAGCGGAGTGTTGACTTTGGGAATTCCGGGTTCACCGGGAGTTCCTGCTGCGGTTGCCGACTTGACTTTAACTGCTGCTTATAATGATTTGGATGCTTTGGAACAAATTATGAAAGCTCACGGCGATGATGTGGCTGCAATTATTATTGAGCCAATTGCGGGTAATATGAACATGATTTTGCCAAAAGATGGTTATTTGCAAGGTGTTCGTGACTTGTGTGATAAATATGGAACAGTGTTAATTTTTGACGAAGTAATGACCGGATTCAGAGTGGCTCTGGGTGGCGCTCAGGAAGTTTATGGAATCACTCCTGATTTATCGACTTTCGGGAAAGTCATTGGTGGCGGGCTTCCTGTTGGAGCTTTTGGCGGTAAAAAAGAAATTATGTCGCATATTGCTCCTTTAGGTCCGGTTTATCAAGCGGGAACCTTATCTGGAAACCCAGTGGCAATGACGGCGGGTTCAGTAATGTTGGATATTATTTCAAAACCCGGATTTTACGAAGATTTGAGCCATAAAACGCAAAAACTGGTCGATGGTTTGGAAAAAATTGCCAAGCAAAATAATATTCCTTTCCATACAGTTAATTTGGGCGGAATGTTTGGATTGTTCTTCACCGAGAAATCTGAAATTAATAATTTTGCCGACTTATCCAATTGCAATGAACAAAGTTTTAAAGACTTTTTCCATAAGATGCTTCAGAACGGTGTTTATTTAGGTCCATCTGCTTATGAAGCTGGTTTTGTCTCGTCAACACATGATGAAGTGACTTTGAGCAAAACTTTAAAAGCAGCAACAATTGCATTTTCAGAGCTGTAA